A part of Leptospira yasudae genomic DNA contains:
- a CDS encoding DUF4340 domain-containing protein encodes MSFQNRIVSRIVRFFQEDKALSLVLVNVVLATVWVLLANPFGFFLKNYQSADPFFPFSKDEIERIQIGRKGHETVLERINGAWIVTVRNDTADSDSQKVAAFLNGILKIRKFTKIEESGSNGAEFGFNGEELRLELQTASGEIASLGIGAGETNANGTFVQESVNGPIWLVEENLNSLSGRGNETFFFSGKFFPETGNIQEIHTILIYSKGAREIEVSLEQIRSGLWKPDRTGTPLCPGKDCSALIQKIISWKAERVWIKPFHERILPLSSRDKLRIEIRFHGTQTSPLRLEWIGNTIDQEPIFRSNSDSILFVGDPVFLRGFREDFNANEFFRDSFDPF; translated from the coding sequence GTGTCGTTTCAAAACCGAATCGTTTCTCGGATCGTCCGTTTTTTTCAAGAAGACAAAGCGCTTTCTTTGGTTCTGGTCAATGTCGTTTTAGCAACGGTTTGGGTTTTACTCGCAAATCCGTTCGGATTCTTTTTGAAAAACTACCAAAGCGCGGACCCGTTTTTTCCGTTTTCAAAGGACGAAATCGAACGGATTCAAATCGGAAGAAAAGGACATGAAACCGTTTTGGAACGAATCAACGGCGCCTGGATCGTGACGGTTCGAAACGATACGGCGGATTCCGATTCGCAGAAAGTCGCCGCGTTTTTAAACGGAATTTTGAAGATTCGAAAATTTACCAAGATCGAAGAAAGCGGTTCGAACGGAGCGGAGTTCGGATTCAACGGGGAGGAACTCAGACTGGAACTCCAAACCGCATCGGGAGAAATCGCTTCTCTCGGCATCGGCGCCGGCGAAACGAATGCGAACGGAACCTTCGTGCAAGAAAGTGTGAACGGCCCGATCTGGCTCGTGGAAGAAAACTTAAACTCTCTTTCCGGCCGGGGAAACGAAACGTTCTTTTTTTCCGGAAAATTCTTTCCCGAAACCGGAAATATTCAAGAAATTCATACTATTCTAATATATTCGAAAGGCGCCCGGGAAATCGAAGTCAGTCTAGAACAAATACGATCGGGCTTATGGAAGCCGGACCGTACCGGAACTCCGCTTTGTCCCGGAAAAGATTGTTCCGCATTGATTCAAAAAATTATCTCCTGGAAGGCGGAACGAGTTTGGATCAAACCGTTTCACGAAAGAATTCTTCCTCTATCATCCCGAGACAAATTGCGGATCGAGATCCGTTTTCACGGAACACAAACTTCTCCCTTGCGTTTGGAATGGATCGGAAACACGATCGATCAGGAACCGATCTTTCGTTCGAACTCGGATTCCATTTTGTTCGTGGGCGATCCCGTTTTTCTACGCGGATTTCGAGAAGATTTCAACGCAAACGAGTTCTTTCGGGATTCTTTCGATCCGTTTTGA
- a CDS encoding chemotaxis protein CheX, which translates to MQIRAELVNPFLEAATIVFRDVLKTDLIRGKIGIKDSPETNLELSIVIGVIGTFNGEVVYGLNYDAAYKIAGVLMPGMSDQDIKNEYKDILGEIANMTTGNAMNIFASSGQSIEITAPNIIDSKNETLKIPKKPSLGISLFSKFGKLDVNVSLT; encoded by the coding sequence ATGCAAATCCGGGCTGAACTGGTAAACCCCTTTCTCGAAGCTGCTACGATCGTTTTTAGGGATGTCTTAAAAACGGACCTGATCCGTGGGAAGATCGGAATCAAGGATAGTCCGGAAACCAATCTTGAACTTTCCATCGTGATCGGTGTGATCGGAACCTTCAATGGAGAAGTCGTCTACGGTCTCAACTACGACGCAGCGTATAAGATCGCGGGAGTTCTGATGCCCGGAATGAGCGACCAGGATATCAAAAACGAATATAAGGATATTCTCGGTGAGATCGCGAACATGACTACGGGAAATGCGATGAACATCTTCGCAAGTTCCGGTCAATCGATCGAGATTACGGCACCGAACATCATCGATTCCAAAAACGAAACATTAAAGATCCCTAAAAAACCTTCCTTAGGAATCAGCCTTTTTTCCAAGTTCGGAAAGTTGGACGTAAACGTATCTCTGACATGA
- a CDS encoding LIC_11485 family protein, whose product MDLNFKDKLQSGFSSIDSLSRNLPPQVQKTLLYTGISLAVLGVSLAVLVGIQRGKEGAAFDDQAKELDRKALFLEDIERNYNRKRRSIHYSDPDLSITGESSSLEIDRYERDKPKSGLLPESNSPEGKDPLREGRREGTGTPKLPTESDSLPTEDRQRTPDSNRNLDDPGTVSPDRGTGNSSNNQDRPSLIRPPKNNSKGSPELR is encoded by the coding sequence ATGGATCTCAATTTCAAAGATAAACTTCAGTCCGGATTTTCCTCGATCGACAGTCTATCCCGCAATCTTCCTCCGCAGGTGCAAAAGACCCTTTTGTACACCGGAATTTCCCTCGCGGTATTGGGGGTTTCTTTGGCCGTTCTCGTAGGAATTCAAAGAGGAAAAGAAGGGGCTGCGTTCGACGACCAAGCCAAGGAACTGGATCGTAAGGCGCTCTTTTTAGAAGACATAGAACGAAATTATAACCGCAAACGGAGATCCATCCACTACAGCGATCCAGATCTTTCCATCACGGGAGAATCCTCCAGTCTTGAAATCGATCGTTATGAAAGGGATAAACCCAAGAGCGGTTTGTTGCCCGAGTCGAATTCTCCCGAAGGAAAGGATCCATTGCGTGAGGGAAGAAGGGAAGGAACCGGAACGCCGAAACTTCCGACGGAATCCGATTCTCTTCCGACCGAGGACCGACAAAGAACACCGGATTCAAACCGCAATTTGGACGATCCGGGAACCGTCTCCCCCGATCGCGGAACCGGAAATTCTTCCAATAACCAGGATCGGCCGAGTCTGATTCGTCCTCCTAAAAACAATTCGAAAGGATCTCCCGAACTTCGATGA
- a CDS encoding cbb3-type cytochrome c oxidase N-terminal domain-containing protein: MTHDSNKDFDGIRQEDNAMPAWWQWIFVACIAAAVVYAVYFHKFSSWEQEVAYELEVQEHEAKFPKEVAVSSNDGSNPFRGNANAIAEGEKTFKTICAACHGPTGQGLVGPSLMDNEWIHGSADPQVYETIMKGIAADKTKLGRGPMPPHENSLGSEKVYQVMAWLASQNTSIKASR; this comes from the coding sequence ATGACTCATGATTCCAATAAGGATTTCGACGGTATCCGACAAGAAGACAACGCAATGCCCGCTTGGTGGCAATGGATCTTCGTCGCATGTATCGCCGCGGCCGTAGTCTATGCGGTTTATTTTCATAAGTTTTCCAGTTGGGAACAGGAAGTGGCCTACGAACTGGAAGTGCAGGAGCACGAAGCGAAGTTTCCGAAGGAAGTCGCGGTTTCGTCTAACGACGGCAGCAACCCGTTCCGTGGAAATGCGAACGCGATCGCGGAAGGGGAAAAAACCTTCAAAACGATCTGTGCTGCTTGTCACGGACCTACGGGTCAAGGTCTTGTTGGACCGAGCCTGATGGACAACGAATGGATTCACGGATCTGCGGACCCGCAAGTTTATGAAACCATCATGAAAGGAATCGCCGCGGACAAAACGAAACTCGGAAGAGGTCCGATGCCTCCGCATGAGAATTCTCTCGGTTCCGAAAAAGTGTATCAAGTGATGGCTTGGCTTGCGTCTCAAAACACAAGCATCAAGGCGTCTCGTTAA
- the ccoN gene encoding cytochrome-c oxidase, cbb3-type subunit I, whose product MSQTNAKYNDSIVKGFIISAMVWGVASMLVGVLAAFQMVFPELNITQYFSFGRIRPLHTNAAIFGFALSIIFATAYHLIQRLCRVRIWSDSLAKIHFVLYNLTIVLAAITLPLGLNQSKEYAELEWPLDLLIVVWFVIFIVNFFATIFTREEKQLYAAIWFYIASFVTVPILFIVNNLSIPVGLGKSYSIFSGVYDANIQWWYGHNAVAFVLTTPFLGLMYYYFPKHIKQPIYSHRLSIIHFWSLIFIYIWAGPHHLLNTPLPEWLQTTGMAFSIMLWMPSWGGMLNGFLTLTQAKEKIKTDALLKMMLVGITFYGMSTFEGPLLSIRSISALGHNTDWIVGHVHSGTLGWVGMMSFAAIYYLVPRLWNSNLYSERLANLHFWLATLGILLYIVSMWVSGITEGSMWRAIDSKGFLQYPNWVQITEVLKPFRFARGVAGTIYLSGVFVMIYNVVKTIQNSGSGFQETDLRVKEQGGNA is encoded by the coding sequence ATGAGCCAAACGAACGCCAAATACAACGATTCCATCGTAAAAGGGTTCATCATCTCGGCTATGGTGTGGGGAGTCGCTTCCATGTTAGTGGGAGTTCTCGCCGCATTTCAAATGGTTTTCCCGGAACTGAATATCACGCAGTATTTCAGCTTCGGTCGAATCAGACCCTTGCACACGAACGCGGCGATTTTCGGCTTCGCGCTGAGCATCATCTTCGCCACGGCGTATCATCTCATCCAAAGATTATGCAGAGTAAGAATCTGGAGCGATTCTTTAGCGAAGATCCACTTCGTATTATACAATCTAACCATCGTTCTTGCAGCGATTACTCTTCCTTTGGGTCTCAATCAATCCAAAGAGTACGCCGAGCTTGAATGGCCTCTCGATCTTTTGATCGTGGTTTGGTTCGTGATCTTCATCGTGAACTTCTTCGCGACCATCTTCACGAGAGAGGAAAAACAACTTTATGCCGCGATTTGGTTCTACATCGCTTCCTTCGTTACCGTTCCGATTCTCTTTATCGTGAACAACCTTTCGATTCCGGTCGGTTTGGGAAAATCCTATTCGATCTTTTCGGGAGTTTACGACGCGAACATCCAGTGGTGGTACGGACACAACGCGGTCGCCTTCGTATTAACGACTCCGTTTCTCGGTCTGATGTATTACTACTTTCCGAAACATATCAAACAACCGATCTACAGCCATAGATTGTCGATCATTCACTTCTGGTCCTTGATCTTCATTTATATTTGGGCCGGTCCTCACCACTTACTCAACACTCCTCTTCCCGAGTGGCTGCAAACCACGGGGATGGCTTTCTCCATCATGTTGTGGATGCCTTCCTGGGGCGGAATGTTGAACGGATTTCTTACCTTAACTCAAGCGAAGGAGAAAATCAAAACCGACGCTCTTCTCAAGATGATGCTCGTGGGAATCACGTTCTACGGTATGTCTACTTTTGAAGGTCCGCTTCTTTCGATTCGTTCCATCAGCGCCCTCGGTCACAACACGGATTGGATCGTAGGTCACGTTCATTCGGGAACCCTCGGTTGGGTGGGAATGATGTCCTTCGCCGCGATCTACTATCTCGTTCCTAGATTATGGAACTCGAATCTTTATTCCGAAAGATTGGCAAACCTCCACTTCTGGCTCGCTACGCTCGGAATTCTTCTCTACATCGTTTCGATGTGGGTTTCGGGAATCACCGAAGGTTCCATGTGGAGAGCGATCGATTCGAAAGGTTTCCTTCAATATCCGAACTGGGTTCAGATCACGGAAGTTCTCAAACCTTTTCGCTTTGCGAGAGGGGTCGCGGGTACGATTTATCTAAGCGGCGTGTTCGTAATGATCTATAACGTCGTTAAGACGATTCAAAACTCCGGTTCCGGTTTTCAAGAAACCGATCTGAGAGTGAAAGAACAAGGAGGAAACGCATGA
- a CDS encoding LIC_11490 family protein, with product MMLFIAIALILVGLLCFIYVSLNPNPSEGFGFKPGLRKGSSENEHLISRPNARKGAEILASSKRAPSLEQIEKQKHLENLFVEGRKIPKQNKISASEPEANYEPVSSIEIEEDFEEGNAPHSGIEVLEESPKFSFASEQKKEEIREVRFEIDGLLYLDQNRELPYEKLASKKEELTPDKLKGLKRIGPGKLNESRDMLAFEALNSSYKYSFSEIEKILFFDEGIVLIPSKSNYPVPVFFTRETSHLKSYLESSSRTFAG from the coding sequence ATGATGCTCTTTATTGCGATCGCACTCATCCTTGTGGGACTACTCTGTTTTATCTATGTCTCTCTGAACCCGAATCCTTCCGAGGGTTTCGGGTTCAAACCCGGCTTGCGCAAAGGCAGCTCGGAAAACGAACATTTGATTTCAAGACCGAATGCCCGGAAGGGAGCGGAGATTCTCGCTTCTTCCAAAAGGGCTCCGAGTTTGGAACAGATCGAAAAACAAAAACATCTGGAGAATCTTTTTGTGGAAGGAAGGAAAATTCCGAAACAAAACAAAATCTCCGCATCAGAGCCGGAAGCGAATTACGAACCCGTTTCGAGCATCGAAATCGAGGAAGACTTTGAGGAAGGAAACGCTCCTCATTCCGGGATCGAGGTTTTGGAAGAATCTCCGAAGTTCTCCTTTGCAAGCGAGCAAAAGAAGGAAGAAATTCGGGAAGTTCGTTTTGAAATCGACGGGCTTTTGTATCTGGATCAGAATCGCGAACTTCCGTATGAAAAGCTTGCGAGCAAAAAGGAAGAATTGACTCCGGATAAACTCAAGGGTTTGAAACGGATCGGTCCGGGTAAGTTGAACGAGAGCCGCGATATGCTCGCGTTCGAAGCGTTGAACAGCAGTTATAAATATTCTTTTTCGGAGATTGAAAAGATTCTTTTTTTCGACGAGGGGATCGTTCTCATTCCTTCTAAGTCGAATTATCCGGTGCCGGTCTTCTTTACGAGAGAAACCAGTCACCTGAAATCGTATTTGGAAAGTTCATCCAGGACGTTTGCCGGTTAG
- a CDS encoding cbb3-type cytochrome c oxidase subunit 3, whose translation MELELIQIYKFARLPILVLAIALITAYVYNRKRKTEMEEPKFRMLQED comes from the coding sequence ATGGAACTCGAATTGATTCAAATCTACAAGTTCGCGAGACTTCCGATTCTCGTGTTGGCGATCGCTTTGATCACAGCATACGTCTACAACCGGAAACGGAAGACGGAAATGGAAGAACCTAAGTTCAGAATGCTCCAGGAGGACTAA
- the ccoO gene encoding cytochrome-c oxidase, cbb3-type subunit II, whose product MKLFDSLLTWFSGFTEKWEKQGVKFTVYTTIAVLIGGIFELIPPFFISRTAVPIQGVKPFSALELAGRDIYQKEGCNNCHTQMIRPFKWEVDRFDPSKSYGRDGYSKAGEFVYDHPFLWGSKRTGPDLAHESQIQPSYAWHKTHLINPRDTSPGSVMPAYPWLFEESARLDAEKIVNHMKGLSKIGVPYSEADYLSAAKELEGKTEGDALIAYLLKLGKDTAELSKSIQ is encoded by the coding sequence ATGAAACTCTTCGACAGTCTTCTTACCTGGTTTAGCGGTTTTACCGAAAAATGGGAAAAACAGGGAGTTAAGTTCACCGTATATACCACGATCGCGGTTTTGATCGGAGGCATCTTCGAACTCATTCCTCCTTTCTTTATCTCGAGAACCGCGGTTCCGATCCAAGGAGTAAAACCGTTCTCCGCATTGGAACTTGCAGGAAGAGATATCTATCAAAAGGAAGGTTGCAACAACTGTCACACGCAGATGATTCGTCCTTTCAAATGGGAAGTGGATCGTTTCGATCCTTCCAAATCCTACGGAAGAGACGGATATTCCAAAGCCGGTGAATTCGTTTACGATCATCCGTTTCTCTGGGGTTCCAAAAGAACCGGTCCGGACCTCGCACACGAATCCCAGATTCAACCTTCTTACGCTTGGCATAAGACGCATTTGATCAATCCGAGAGACACTTCTCCGGGATCCGTGATGCCCGCCTATCCGTGGTTATTCGAAGAAAGCGCGAGACTCGACGCGGAAAAAATCGTGAATCACATGAAAGGTCTTTCCAAAATCGGCGTTCCTTATTCGGAGGCGGATTATCTTTCCGCGGCTAAGGAATTGGAAGGTAAAACGGAAGGAGACGCTCTCATCGCGTATCTCTTGAAACTCGGAAAGGACACCGCCGAACTTTCCAAATCCATTCAGTGA
- the lmtA gene encoding lipid A Kdo2 1-phosphate O-methyltransferase — protein MALIEEFESQGNFLFRWRSYIPGIILILCIGLLPFYQFPGNSYTYHLYYQSFCFAVSLLGLFVRSFVIGYAPARTSGRNTKEQVADLVNQEGIYSLIRHPLYLGNFLMYLGAVLFLKNFLIASVFILFFWVYYERIMFAEEQFLRKKFGEAYLSWANTVPAFLPKFSGYKKPALGFSIRNVLKREYPSLFGILVIFSVFDLIAVYFNEPVSNLVEAIRLPQIILFGGGLVFYILVRIVVKTTKLLHVEGR, from the coding sequence ATGGCTTTGATCGAAGAATTTGAATCTCAGGGGAATTTTTTATTTCGTTGGAGATCCTATATCCCCGGTATCATCTTGATTCTCTGCATCGGTCTTTTGCCGTTCTATCAGTTTCCCGGCAATTCATACACGTATCATCTTTATTATCAGTCTTTTTGTTTTGCGGTCAGTCTCTTGGGACTTTTTGTTCGCAGCTTCGTAATCGGTTATGCACCCGCGAGAACTTCCGGAAGAAATACGAAAGAACAAGTCGCGGACCTGGTGAACCAAGAAGGAATTTACTCCTTGATTCGTCACCCTTTGTATCTCGGAAATTTTTTGATGTATCTCGGTGCGGTTCTCTTCTTAAAGAATTTTCTGATCGCGTCCGTATTTATTTTATTCTTCTGGGTATATTACGAAAGAATTATGTTTGCGGAAGAACAATTTCTGCGCAAGAAATTCGGAGAAGCCTATCTTTCTTGGGCGAATACCGTCCCCGCCTTTCTTCCTAAGTTCAGCGGTTATAAAAAACCGGCGTTGGGCTTTTCGATCCGCAACGTTCTCAAACGAGAATATCCGAGTCTTTTCGGAATCCTTGTGATCTTCAGCGTGTTCGATTTGATCGCTGTTTATTTCAACGAGCCTGTGAGCAATCTTGTGGAAGCGATTCGTCTTCCGCAGATCATTCTGTTCGGCGGCGGTCTTGTATTTTATATTCTCGTGAGAATCGTCGTTAAGACGACAAAACTTCTGCATGTAGAGGGTCGCTGA